The following proteins are encoded in a genomic region of Chloroflexota bacterium:
- the ftsH gene encoding ATP-dependent zinc metalloprotease FtsH, with amino-acid sequence MDASPPASNKKNGPSTNERSKQPRPPRPFLPLWLWWILLLVTLLWNGYEFFVPKSAPQVALTYTEFIGQVRAGQVASVTISGQNVDGMFKQPIAWPPQQPAPQSQATAQPTAASQQTYARFTTVLPPIEDQRLLPLLDQQGVSVSAKDTSGGSWLLELAVNFLPMLLFVGLLFMMGRQAQRGQQSLFGFGASRARKYSSERPKVTFADVAGAEEAKAELQEIVSFLKEPQRYQALGARLPRGVLLVGPPGTGKTLLARAIAGEAAVPFFSISASEFVEMFVGVGASRVRDLFTRAKREAPSIVFVDEIDAVGRQRGAGLGGGNDEREQTLNQLLVEMDGFDDQTHVIVLAATNRPDVLDPALLRPGRFDRQVTLGLPDRAGREAILGIHTRHLPLAPDVALANLARRTPGFSGADLANLANEAALQAARRNAREVGMRDFDEAMDKIVLGTRQAIPLSEDERRLVAYHESGHALVAKLTPGADPVNKVTIIPHGRALGATEQLPEEERHNYPREYLLGRIAVMLGGRAAEEFVFNQPTTGAENDLKQATALARRMVGVWGMSREVGPVSYGLGETHPFLGREIGQPREYAEATAEALDRSVRAIIDEAYANARHTLESHRGVLDALAAALIAHETVEGQQIDAILREWDAAPPSTDRVTTVPAA; translated from the coding sequence ATGGACGCAAGCCCGCCCGCGAGCAACAAAAAGAACGGCCCGTCGACCAATGAGCGCTCGAAGCAGCCACGGCCCCCGCGTCCTTTCCTCCCCCTTTGGCTCTGGTGGATCCTCCTCCTCGTCACCTTGCTGTGGAACGGATACGAGTTCTTCGTCCCTAAGTCGGCGCCCCAGGTCGCGCTGACCTATACCGAGTTCATCGGCCAGGTTCGAGCGGGTCAAGTGGCGTCGGTCACTATTTCCGGCCAGAACGTTGATGGCATGTTCAAGCAACCCATCGCGTGGCCGCCCCAGCAGCCCGCTCCGCAGAGCCAGGCGACTGCCCAACCCACGGCAGCTAGCCAGCAGACATACGCGCGATTCACAACGGTGTTGCCACCCATCGAGGACCAGCGTCTGCTTCCGCTCCTCGACCAGCAGGGCGTATCGGTGTCCGCGAAGGACACCAGCGGCGGCTCGTGGTTGCTGGAGCTGGCGGTGAACTTCCTGCCCATGCTCCTCTTTGTCGGGCTGCTGTTCATGATGGGGCGGCAGGCCCAACGTGGTCAGCAATCGCTCTTCGGGTTCGGCGCCAGCCGAGCCCGCAAGTACAGTAGCGAGCGCCCCAAGGTTACGTTCGCCGACGTGGCCGGAGCCGAAGAAGCCAAGGCGGAGCTGCAGGAGATCGTCAGCTTTTTGAAGGAACCCCAGCGGTACCAGGCGTTGGGCGCTCGCCTGCCTCGCGGAGTCCTCTTGGTCGGCCCTCCGGGAACCGGCAAGACGCTCCTGGCACGCGCCATCGCGGGCGAGGCGGCGGTGCCCTTTTTCAGCATCTCGGCCTCGGAGTTCGTCGAGATGTTCGTGGGCGTGGGCGCAAGTCGGGTGCGCGACCTATTCACGCGAGCCAAGCGGGAGGCCCCATCGATCGTCTTCGTCGACGAGATCGACGCCGTGGGCCGCCAGCGCGGCGCTGGTCTCGGCGGCGGCAACGATGAGCGCGAGCAGACGCTGAACCAGCTTCTCGTCGAGATGGACGGATTCGACGACCAGACGCACGTGATCGTGCTTGCCGCGACCAACCGGCCGGACGTGCTCGACCCGGCCCTGCTACGTCCCGGGCGATTCGATCGCCAGGTGACGCTCGGACTGCCGGATCGCGCCGGGCGCGAGGCGATTCTCGGCATTCATACCCGCCACCTGCCCCTCGCGCCGGACGTTGCTTTGGCGAACCTTGCGCGCCGCACGCCGGGATTCTCCGGCGCCGACCTGGCGAACCTCGCCAACGAGGCCGCGCTCCAGGCGGCGCGGCGGAACGCGCGCGAGGTTGGGATGCGCGACTTCGACGAGGCCATGGACAAGATCGTGCTCGGGACGCGACAGGCGATCCCGCTGAGTGAGGATGAGCGGCGGCTGGTCGCGTATCACGAGAGCGGCCACGCCCTGGTCGCCAAGCTGACGCCTGGCGCTGACCCCGTCAACAAGGTCACGATCATTCCCCACGGCCGGGCGCTGGGCGCTACCGAGCAACTCCCGGAGGAGGAGCGACACAATTATCCGCGGGAATATCTCCTGGGGCGGATCGCGGTCATGTTGGGCGGCCGCGCTGCCGAGGAATTCGTCTTCAACCAGCCGACCACCGGCGCGGAGAACGACTTGAAGCAGGCGACCGCCCTCGCGCGGCGCATGGTCGGCGTGTGGGGCATGAGCCGCGAAGTGGGCCCAGTCTCCTACGGTCTCGGCGAGACGCACCCGTTTCTCGGACGCGAGATCGGCCAACCTCGCGAATATGCGGAGGCGACGGCCGAGGCCCTCGACCGCTCGGTGCGCGCCATCATCGACGAGGCGTACGCGAACGCCCGTCACACGCTCGAATCCCATCGTGGTGTGTTGGATGCGCTGGCCGCGGCCCTCATCGCCCACGAGACGGTGGAAGGCCAGCAGATCGACGCGATCCTGCGAGAATGGGACGCCGCGCCGCCATCCACTGATCGCGTAACGACGGTTCCTGCGGCATAG
- a CDS encoding MmgE/PrpD family protein — protein sequence MRSSPFESLADYISSALSRPLPPEVQEKTSFHILDTVAAMVTGSRLRPGRAAIDFIRTQGGTQEATVVGSPIVTTAINAALANGMLAHSDETDDSHAPSLTHPGCAIVPAALAVAERQQSTGEAFIRAVALGYDVGCRVARAMGGIDARGWHGHATHTIGPMFGSAAAAAALLKLDSVGVRYALSFTAQQASGITSWVRDLEHVEKSFVFGGNGARSGVTAALFVASGMTGEENAFDGENGFLEVFCPRGEQFPELVSTLGSHYEISLTNIKKFSVGSPIQAAAEAMTALVTEHSLTASDVRSVDVLLPPQGARVVDGRTMPDVNLQYCIASILLDGGKLTFAATHSYDRLNDPAITGLMERVSLAGNPDFAGMESQRPATVRVHTNQGSVLERHVPAVKGTRDNPMTRDEVLAKAVDLIGSVYGEKRATEAAHAILDLTGLQSIAALRPLLAN from the coding sequence GTGCGCTCTTCACCATTCGAGTCGCTGGCCGACTATATCTCGTCGGCCCTGTCGCGACCGCTGCCGCCCGAAGTGCAAGAGAAGACCTCCTTCCACATCCTCGACACGGTCGCTGCGATGGTCACAGGGTCGCGCCTCCGCCCCGGCCGCGCCGCTATCGACTTCATCCGCACCCAGGGCGGTACGCAGGAGGCGACGGTGGTCGGGTCGCCCATCGTCACCACCGCGATCAACGCGGCGCTGGCGAACGGAATGTTGGCGCACTCTGACGAGACCGACGACTCCCATGCTCCATCCTTGACCCACCCGGGCTGCGCCATTGTGCCGGCCGCGCTTGCTGTCGCGGAGCGCCAGCAGTCGACGGGCGAGGCGTTCATCCGCGCCGTCGCGCTGGGATACGACGTGGGCTGCCGTGTCGCACGGGCAATGGGGGGGATCGACGCCCGGGGATGGCACGGGCATGCGACGCACACCATCGGCCCAATGTTCGGCTCGGCCGCGGCGGCGGCCGCCCTGCTCAAGCTCGATTCCGTCGGCGTTCGGTACGCGCTATCGTTCACGGCCCAGCAGGCCTCGGGCATCACCTCCTGGGTGCGAGACCTGGAACACGTGGAGAAGTCCTTCGTCTTCGGTGGGAACGGCGCGCGCAGCGGTGTGACCGCTGCGCTCTTCGTCGCTTCCGGAATGACGGGCGAGGAGAACGCGTTCGACGGGGAGAACGGCTTCCTGGAGGTCTTTTGCCCGAGGGGCGAGCAGTTTCCCGAGCTGGTGTCTACCCTCGGCTCGCACTACGAGATCTCCTTGACGAACATCAAGAAATTTTCGGTTGGATCGCCGATCCAGGCGGCGGCCGAGGCGATGACCGCCCTGGTGACAGAGCACAGCCTGACTGCGTCCGACGTGCGTTCCGTCGACGTTCTGCTGCCTCCCCAGGGGGCGCGCGTTGTCGATGGGCGAACGATGCCCGACGTCAATCTCCAGTACTGCATCGCGTCCATCCTCCTCGACGGAGGGAAGCTCACCTTCGCGGCTACGCACTCCTACGATCGCCTGAACGACCCGGCCATCACTGGACTGATGGAGCGCGTGAGCCTCGCCGGCAACCCGGATTTCGCGGGCATGGAGAGCCAGCGCCCGGCAACGGTTCGCGTCCACACCAACCAGGGCTCGGTCCTCGAACGGCACGTGCCGGCAGTCAAAGGCACGCGGGACAACCCCATGACGCGGGACGAGGTCTTGGCAAAGGCCGTGGATCTGATCGGCAGCGTGTACGGCGAGAAGCGCGCCACGGAAGCCGCGCACGCGATCCTCGATCTGACCGGGCTTCAGTCCATTGCGGCGCTCCGCCCCCTCCTGGCCAATTAG
- a CDS encoding ABC transporter substrate-binding protein, protein MGSTVGGSQPGVDAIEELLNVGMSTPDAHGVLQARLAEEVPTVENGHWIVTSDGRMETTWTIRPNAQWHDGVPVTADDMVFTVQVGQDREIPVFRDPTYDIVESVDALDARTVRVRWSGPYIRADSMFSRAIALPLPKHILADPYTYDRAGFLDLSYWSGEFIGTGAFRVKEFERGASLTVSANDAYVLGRPKIDEIEIRFIPDNAAVVANLLADSVEVTLGRSLSLEQGVNLRDQWRDGTVDIASQSWMALYPQLLTPHPAIIGEAAFRRALLDGIDRQEMADTLEFGMVPVAHVYVSPQDAEFNEILPSVVKYEYDPRSAKQRLSQLGFETGADGSYRDAAGTALGVQIQVTSSLEAQVKSAFSVADYWQKLGIGVGVDVVPPQRATDAEYRATFSGFALVRQPNDVDAITRAHSRTTPLPENNFTGLNRTRYRNPEFDAQIDSYTTTIPFADRMRVLGQIVHFMTDQVLWMGLFYETEPTAIAKRLKNVTARSQKSVQTWNAHDWDVSS, encoded by the coding sequence GTGGGCTCGACCGTTGGTGGGTCGCAACCGGGCGTCGACGCCATCGAGGAGCTGCTGAACGTGGGGATGTCCACGCCGGACGCCCACGGAGTGCTCCAGGCGCGGCTGGCGGAGGAGGTCCCAACGGTCGAGAACGGCCACTGGATCGTCACGTCCGACGGGCGGATGGAGACGACGTGGACGATCCGGCCAAACGCCCAGTGGCACGACGGCGTACCGGTTACGGCGGACGATATGGTTTTCACCGTCCAGGTCGGACAGGATCGCGAGATACCCGTCTTTCGCGACCCGACGTACGACATCGTGGAGTCCGTCGATGCGCTGGATGCCCGCACGGTACGCGTACGCTGGTCCGGACCGTACATTCGCGCCGACTCGATGTTCTCGCGGGCCATCGCGCTGCCGCTCCCGAAGCACATCCTGGCGGACCCGTATACCTACGACCGGGCCGGGTTTCTCGACCTCTCGTACTGGAGCGGCGAGTTCATCGGTACCGGGGCGTTTCGGGTCAAGGAGTTCGAGCGCGGCGCCTCCCTTACGGTGAGCGCTAACGATGCCTACGTCCTCGGGCGGCCAAAGATCGACGAGATTGAGATTCGATTCATCCCCGATAACGCGGCGGTCGTCGCGAACCTGCTCGCGGATTCCGTCGAAGTGACGCTCGGGCGGAGTCTGTCCCTCGAGCAGGGCGTCAACCTCCGCGATCAATGGCGCGATGGCACCGTCGACATCGCGTCACAAAGCTGGATGGCGCTGTACCCACAGCTTCTTACGCCACATCCCGCGATCATCGGCGAGGCTGCGTTTCGTCGCGCTTTGCTCGATGGGATCGACCGACAGGAGATGGCGGATACGCTCGAATTCGGGATGGTCCCCGTAGCGCACGTGTACGTCAGCCCCCAGGACGCTGAATTCAACGAGATACTGCCCAGCGTCGTGAAGTATGAATACGATCCGCGATCCGCAAAGCAGCGGCTGTCACAGCTGGGGTTCGAGACTGGGGCCGATGGCAGTTATCGGGATGCGGCCGGAACCGCTCTGGGTGTCCAGATCCAGGTCACGTCGAGCCTCGAGGCCCAGGTTAAGTCGGCGTTCTCCGTGGCGGACTACTGGCAGAAGCTGGGGATCGGCGTCGGTGTCGACGTCGTCCCTCCGCAGCGCGCGACGGACGCGGAGTACCGCGCCACATTCTCCGGCTTCGCTCTCGTACGCCAGCCCAACGACGTCGATGCCATCACGCGCGCCCACAGCCGCACGACGCCCCTTCCCGAGAACAACTTCACCGGTCTCAACCGCACGCGATACCGGAATCCCGAGTTCGACGCACAGATCGACAGCTACACCACGACGATTCCGTTCGCGGATCGGATGCGCGTGCTCGGCCAGATCGTTCATTTCATGACCGACCAGGTCCTGTGGATGGGGCTGTTTTATGAGACCGAGCCGACGGCGATTGCCAAGCGGCTCAAGAACGTCACGGCGCGAAGTCAGAAATCCGTCCAGACCTGGAACGCCCACGATTGGGACGTATCGAGCTAA
- a CDS encoding LLM class flavin-dependent oxidoreductase gives MRFHVVMLPNYVVGVDPPFANYYRELLEQIALAEDLGFDCFWFTEHHFMQYGGPSPNPAALIAAAAARTSRIRLGCSVSVLPLRHPVHIAEDYALADALSGGRLEFGMGVGNNPREYDVFGVDIAEARDRFEEALEVILGAWTHERYSHKGRFWQFDDLTIFPRPIQEPHPPLWIAGLSETSLSRAGQRGYNIMTVAHPRPPAEVRPGVAAWRSNLADAGFSPTDRHCLIHLRAYVDEDARRAGELGQAAIARYNALSRVGLGRPARPDESDWEGMLAAGRNVYGTPKQCVEILRRTMKNFDFDIFGMQFSFGGLPHADVVKSMRLFARAVMPAFG, from the coding sequence ATGCGATTTCATGTCGTGATGCTGCCGAACTACGTGGTTGGTGTCGACCCGCCGTTCGCGAACTACTATCGGGAGCTGCTCGAGCAGATCGCGCTGGCGGAGGATCTTGGCTTCGACTGCTTCTGGTTCACCGAGCACCACTTCATGCAGTACGGAGGTCCCAGCCCGAACCCAGCCGCGCTCATTGCCGCAGCCGCTGCCCGTACGTCTCGGATTCGGCTCGGCTGCTCCGTCTCAGTTCTCCCGCTCCGGCACCCCGTGCACATTGCCGAGGATTACGCGCTCGCCGATGCGCTGTCCGGTGGCCGCCTGGAGTTCGGCATGGGCGTGGGAAACAATCCGCGCGAGTACGACGTGTTCGGCGTGGACATCGCCGAGGCGCGCGACCGGTTTGAGGAGGCGCTGGAGGTGATCCTGGGCGCATGGACGCATGAGCGCTATAGCCATAAGGGCCGGTTCTGGCAATTCGACGATCTCACGATCTTCCCACGCCCGATCCAGGAGCCGCACCCGCCCCTCTGGATCGCCGGCCTCTCGGAGACATCGCTGAGCCGGGCCGGCCAGCGCGGATACAACATCATGACCGTCGCCCATCCGCGCCCACCGGCTGAGGTTCGCCCGGGCGTTGCCGCGTGGCGAAGCAACCTCGCAGACGCTGGCTTCAGCCCGACCGATCGCCACTGCCTCATCCACCTTCGGGCCTACGTCGACGAGGACGCGCGTCGCGCGGGTGAGCTGGGCCAGGCTGCCATTGCGCGGTACAACGCGCTGTCTCGCGTCGGACTCGGCCGTCCAGCCCGACCCGATGAGAGCGACTGGGAGGGCATGCTCGCCGCAGGCCGAAACGTGTATGGCACCCCAAAACAGTGCGTCGAGATCCTGCGACGGACGATGAAAAACTTCGACTTCGACATCTTCGGCATGCAGTTCAGCTTCGGCGGGCTCCCACACGCCGACGTGGTGAAGTCGATGCGTCTTTTTGCCCGTGCAGTCATGCCCGCGTTCGGCTGA
- a CDS encoding LLM class flavin-dependent oxidoreductase encodes MEIWLFDIMMWPYRQWEIPYPFPASMYDRKLGMKLYDGHLALLKRADELGYDGVCLAEHHFAFNGTAPSPNLIAAAVATHTSNTRIVLMGNCLPIHGHPVRVAEELAMIDVLSHGRLVSGFLRGTARETHAYLVDNSEARSMWEESWELIVKAWTEPEPFAWHSEHYDYDEVSIIPRPVQQPHPPIVAAANSAESIEWAASHHAGLLTSFSPTEQIAETLGYYRKYAQEQCGWTPRPEDTGVSRQVYVAHTDAQAREEVEAHAFQFYSNIGAGVHDPQTRERQRLRISDRSYAYKSAGHRAMPIGEDARYERVIEDGYLVAGSPDTVTRLIKEQQKALGVGRFLTYLPFGTMEPDQAMRSLELFAKEVMPNLR; translated from the coding sequence ATGGAAATCTGGCTATTCGACATCATGATGTGGCCATACCGCCAATGGGAGATCCCCTACCCGTTCCCTGCGTCCATGTACGACCGGAAGCTGGGCATGAAGCTGTACGACGGCCACCTCGCGCTCCTGAAGCGGGCCGACGAGCTTGGCTACGACGGCGTGTGCCTCGCCGAGCACCACTTCGCCTTCAATGGGACTGCCCCGTCGCCCAACCTGATCGCCGCCGCCGTGGCGACGCACACATCCAACACCAGGATCGTCCTCATGGGCAATTGCCTTCCCATCCACGGACACCCGGTCCGCGTGGCGGAGGAGCTGGCGATGATCGACGTCCTCTCCCACGGGCGCCTCGTCAGCGGCTTCCTGCGGGGCACAGCACGAGAGACCCACGCCTACCTCGTGGACAACAGCGAGGCGCGGTCCATGTGGGAGGAGTCGTGGGAGCTGATCGTGAAGGCATGGACGGAGCCGGAGCCGTTTGCGTGGCACAGCGAGCACTACGACTACGATGAAGTGTCCATCATTCCTCGGCCGGTCCAGCAGCCGCACCCGCCCATCGTAGCGGCAGCCAACAGCGCGGAGAGCATTGAATGGGCGGCGAGCCACCACGCGGGGCTCCTCACGAGCTTCTCGCCGACCGAGCAGATCGCTGAGACTCTCGGCTACTACCGAAAATACGCCCAGGAGCAGTGCGGCTGGACCCCGCGGCCAGAAGACACCGGCGTGAGTCGTCAAGTGTATGTGGCCCACACCGACGCCCAGGCGCGCGAAGAGGTCGAGGCCCACGCCTTCCAGTTCTACAGCAACATCGGCGCAGGGGTGCACGATCCCCAAACGCGCGAGCGGCAGCGCCTCCGGATCAGCGATCGAAGCTACGCGTACAAGTCCGCAGGGCACCGGGCGATGCCCATCGGCGAGGACGCCCGGTATGAACGGGTGATCGAGGACGGATATCTCGTGGCCGGAAGCCCGGATACCGTCACGCGGCTGATCAAAGAGCAGCAGAAGGCGCTGGGCGTCGGCCGGTTCCTGACATACCTCCCCTTCGGGACGATGGAGCCCGATCAGGCGATGCGCAGCCTAGAACTGTTCGCAAAAGAAGTCATGCCGAATCTCCGCTGA
- a CDS encoding amidohydrolase family protein, whose amino-acid sequence MNDGLRWLDCDMHMAEPWNLWHRYVDPRFRGDIEALTGVPEGYNPLTHGPAANIREIRQTRVHLFDDYLGPDGVSIDAAGQLRAMDREGIDAAILFPTIALSSPRTADPDAAMAVRRAFNDWLHEFCAFDPSRLKLNAVIATGDAVAAAKEIRRARQELGAVSILLDPRPDGAPFDDPVYEPIWAAAEEVGLAVDFHNGIPRQMEARYGDRPTHLFVHASARPVGHMCTFMELLVGGVLERHPRLRVAFLECGASWVPYWLFRLEEECEKFRSRHPGIDENVRLRPVEYWRRQCFCSVEVSEWTLPGVIATIGDDNLVVSSDFPHFDSEFPEAGRHFVSLEGVSRAAKQKIMWDNCARLYGLD is encoded by the coding sequence ATGAACGACGGCCTCCGGTGGTTGGACTGCGACATGCACATGGCGGAGCCATGGAACCTGTGGCATCGATACGTCGATCCGCGCTTCCGTGGCGACATCGAGGCGCTCACGGGCGTACCGGAGGGCTACAATCCCCTCACCCATGGTCCGGCCGCCAACATCCGTGAGATTCGGCAAACGCGGGTCCATCTCTTCGACGATTACCTTGGTCCGGACGGCGTCTCCATCGATGCGGCCGGGCAGCTTCGGGCCATGGATCGAGAGGGGATCGACGCGGCGATTCTCTTTCCGACGATAGCGCTCTCGTCTCCACGCACGGCTGATCCTGACGCGGCGATGGCCGTGCGCCGCGCCTTCAACGATTGGCTGCATGAATTCTGCGCCTTCGACCCCTCGCGCCTGAAACTGAACGCGGTCATCGCCACGGGCGACGCGGTCGCCGCAGCGAAGGAGATTCGCCGGGCGCGACAGGAGCTCGGGGCCGTCAGCATCCTGCTGGACCCGCGACCTGACGGCGCGCCGTTCGACGATCCGGTGTACGAGCCGATCTGGGCCGCTGCGGAAGAGGTCGGTTTGGCGGTGGACTTTCACAACGGCATTCCACGCCAGATGGAGGCCCGCTACGGGGATCGGCCCACACATCTGTTCGTCCACGCTTCCGCTCGGCCAGTTGGGCACATGTGCACCTTCATGGAGCTGCTGGTGGGCGGCGTTCTCGAACGCCATCCTCGGCTGCGGGTCGCTTTTCTCGAGTGCGGCGCGTCGTGGGTGCCGTACTGGCTGTTTCGACTCGAGGAGGAGTGCGAAAAGTTCCGGAGCCGCCACCCCGGGATCGATGAGAACGTGCGGCTGCGGCCCGTCGAATATTGGCGCCGGCAGTGCTTCTGCTCGGTCGAGGTGAGCGAGTGGACGCTACCGGGCGTCATCGCCACCATCGGCGACGACAACTTGGTTGTGTCATCGGATTTTCCGCACTTTGACTCGGAGTTCCCGGAGGCAGGTCGTCACTTCGTGAGTCTCGAGGGAGTCAGTCGCGCGGCGAAGCAGAAGATCATGTGGGACAATTGCGCGCGCCTCTACGGGCTCGACTGA
- a CDS encoding TAXI family TRAP transporter solute-binding subunit, with the protein MAERPTTSVPAVTRSSLILEATAEMVRQPGFRFDQSRVQMRTQGQQAWAATLFGSDSYQVVDQVVRGEVDIALMNPAGPLAAAYRGKAAWSKPMPVRAIAVIPSLDWLAFAVADRTGLRSLADIKEQRYPLKMSLRRQPDHATHLYIDQVLACYDFSVADIVSWGGAVVPSSHMSFQRERTSQVLSGEVDAIFDEAVLSFIPQLGDLGMHLLPLEESVLQAMDDVGFHRSPIPRSRFPNLDSDVPALDFSGWPIYTRADAPDDMIYRFCQALDARKSAIIWQEPRDLPIDEMCRDTQAAPLKVPLHPAAERYWREAGYL; encoded by the coding sequence GTGGCTGAACGACCAACCACATCCGTCCCGGCCGTCACTCGATCGTCCTTGATCCTCGAGGCGACCGCCGAGATGGTCCGCCAGCCCGGCTTTCGTTTCGATCAATCCCGCGTTCAGATGCGGACCCAGGGACAGCAGGCCTGGGCGGCGACGCTCTTCGGCAGCGATTCCTACCAGGTCGTAGACCAGGTCGTTCGCGGGGAAGTGGACATCGCGCTCATGAACCCCGCCGGGCCGTTGGCCGCCGCGTATCGCGGGAAGGCGGCGTGGTCGAAGCCGATGCCCGTGCGCGCCATCGCCGTTATTCCGTCGCTCGATTGGCTGGCCTTCGCCGTCGCGGACCGCACGGGCCTCCGCTCGCTGGCCGACATCAAGGAGCAGCGTTATCCACTGAAGATGTCGCTCCGCCGCCAGCCCGACCACGCCACCCACCTCTACATCGACCAGGTGCTGGCCTGCTACGACTTCAGCGTGGCGGACATCGTGTCATGGGGCGGGGCCGTCGTGCCCAGCTCGCACATGTCATTTCAGCGCGAACGGACCAGCCAGGTCTTGAGCGGCGAGGTCGACGCCATCTTCGACGAAGCCGTGCTCTCCTTCATTCCACAGCTCGGCGATCTGGGAATGCATCTCCTCCCCCTGGAGGAATCGGTGCTTCAAGCTATGGACGACGTTGGCTTCCATCGTTCGCCGATTCCCAGGTCGCGGTTTCCAAACCTCGACTCAGACGTACCGGCTCTCGACTTCAGCGGCTGGCCGATCTACACGCGCGCCGACGCGCCCGACGACATGATCTACCGGTTCTGCCAGGCGTTGGACGCCCGCAAGTCGGCGATCATCTGGCAGGAGCCCCGCGATCTTCCTATCGACGAGATGTGCCGGGACACCCAGGCAGCCCCGCTGAAGGTCCCGCTCCACCCGGCGGCCGAACGCTATTGGCGCGAGGCCGGCTACCTGTAG
- a CDS encoding RidA family protein, translated as MADRRSIFLSREGPRRQEAGSAPIPEGSRIGNVVASSLLHGINWDVRDMSRTDPEEQAREVFRAVEQFMANAGGTTENIVQLTVYLKDEQYRKAINAEWLKMFPNPESRPGRIVVYRDFPNSNLFFEVSVLAVL; from the coding sequence ATGGCTGACCGACGATCCATCTTTCTTTCGCGCGAAGGGCCGCGACGCCAGGAGGCCGGTTCGGCTCCTATCCCCGAGGGGTCCCGGATCGGCAACGTCGTAGCGTCATCCCTCCTTCACGGGATCAACTGGGATGTCCGCGACATGAGCCGAACCGATCCGGAGGAGCAGGCCCGCGAGGTGTTCCGCGCGGTCGAGCAGTTCATGGCCAACGCCGGCGGCACCACCGAAAACATCGTCCAGCTCACCGTGTATCTCAAGGACGAGCAGTACCGGAAGGCGATCAACGCCGAGTGGCTGAAGATGTTCCCGAACCCGGAGAGCCGACCCGGGCGGATCGTCGTCTACCGCGATTTTCCCAACAGCAACCTGTTTTTCGAAGTCTCGGTCCTTGCAGTCCTGTAG
- a CDS encoding cupin domain-containing protein, producing the protein MRRIRPSEVKPQQDSAPIFVGDVTRQPLLSDSQDFTLTVINFEIGSRNRWHVHSGDQVLFVTYGAGYVADERQQIEIHAGDVVHVMAGEKHWHGATEHSAMSHISLTRAGTTTTIVE; encoded by the coding sequence GTGAGACGTATCCGGCCGTCCGAGGTGAAACCGCAGCAGGACTCCGCGCCGATCTTCGTCGGCGACGTCACGCGCCAGCCGCTCTTGAGCGACAGCCAGGACTTCACTCTCACCGTCATCAACTTCGAGATCGGCTCGCGAAACAGGTGGCACGTGCACTCCGGCGACCAGGTCCTTTTCGTCACCTACGGCGCGGGATACGTGGCCGACGAGCGACAACAGATCGAGATCCACGCAGGCGACGTCGTGCATGTGATGGCTGGTGAGAAGCACTGGCACGGCGCGACGGAGCACTCGGCCATGTCGCACATCTCGCTTACGCGGGCCGGCACCACCACCACGATCGTCGAGTGA